The following nucleotide sequence is from Streptomyces sp. NBC_00239.
CCTCGGCTGGGGGCTGATGGGCTGCAGTGCCTGGCCGGTGGCCGGCGCCTGGCAGACGCCCGACGTCAGCGCCCCGGGCGCGGCCCCGATCCTGGTGATCGGCAACACCGGTGACCCGGCCACCCCGTACGAGGGCGCCCGCAGGATGGTGCAGGAGCTGGGCCCGGGGGTCGGCGTGGAGCTCACGTACGAGGGCGAGGGCCACGGCGCGTACAACAGCGGCGACCCGTGCGTGCAGAAGGCCGTGGACGCCTACCTGCTGGAGGGTACGGTGCCCCCCGCCCGGACCGTCTGCGGCACCTGAGCCACGTCGGTACGGACGGCCGGCGGACGCGAAAGGGCCCGTACCGCTCACCGCGGCACGGGCCCTGTCACGCGTCAGGTCAGTAGACCGGCTTCTCGGGCTCGATCTGGTGGACCCAGCCGATCACGCCGCCGCCGACGTGCACCGCGTCCGCGAAGCCCGCGGACTTCAGCACCGCGAGGACTTCCGCACTGCGGACACCCGTCTTGCAGTGCAGGACGATGCGCTTGTCCTGGGGCAGGTCCTGGAGGGCGGTGCCCATCAGGAACTCGCCCTTGGGGATCAGCTTGGCGCCGGGGATCGAGACGATCTCGTACTCGTTCTTCTCACGGACGTCGATGATCTCGATCTTCTCGTCCGCGTCGATCCACTCCTTGAGCTGCTTCGGAGTGATCGTCGAGCCGAGGGCCGCCTCCTGGGCCTCCTCCGACACGACGCCGCAGAAGGCCTCGTAGTCGATGAGCTCGGTGACGGTCGGGTTCTCGCCGCAGACCGCGCAGTCGGGGTCCTTGCGGACCTTGACCTGGCGGTACTGCATCTCCAGGGCGTCGTAGATCATCAGGCGGCCGACGAGCGGCTCGCCGATGCCCGCGAGGAGCTTGATGGCCTCGTTGACCTGGATGGAGCCGATGGACGCGCAGAGCACGCCCAGCACGCCGCCCTCGGCGCAGGAGGGGACCATGCCCGGCGGCGGCGGCTCCGGGTAGAGGCAGCGGTAGCAGGGCCCGTGCTCGGACCAGAACACCGAGGCCTGGCCGTCGAAGCGGTAGATCGAACCCCAGACGTACGGCTTGTTCAGCAGCACGCAGGCGTCGTTGACCAGGTAGCGCGTGGCGAAGTTGTCCGTGCCGTCGACGATGAGGTCGTACTGGCTGAAGATCTCCATCACGTTCTCGGCTTCGAGCCGCTCTTCGTGAAGGACCACGTTGACGTACGGGTTGATGCCGAGCACGCTGTCGCGCGCCGACTCGGCCTTGGAACGGCCGATGTCCGCCTGGCTGTGGATGATCTGGCGCTGCAGGTTCGACTCGTCGACCTCGTCGAACTCGACGATGCCCAGCGTGCCGACGCCGGCCGCGGCGAGGTACATGAGGGCGGGCGAGCCGAGACCGCCGGCACCCACGGCGAGCACCTTGGCGTTCTTCAGGCGCTTCTGCCCGTCCATCCCGACATCCGGGATGATCAGGTGGCGGGAGTACCGACGGACCTCGTCAACGGTGAGCTCGGCAGCCGGCTCAACCAGGGGTGGCAACGACACGGGGACTCCTGAGTCATCCCCCGCAGGCACGGGGGGCAATTAAGGGCTGTTCTTTCCCGTAACAGTGCCACGCCCCTCTTCATTCCGAGACACCTGGTCCGATGCGCGAGACGATTTCGTCCCAGTACCCGGGCATGGCCGCCCAGGGGTCCCCGGTGCCGTACCGGTCCGAGCGGTCGGTGAACCAGATCGTCCCGGCGCCCTGCCAGCGGGCGATCCGCATGGCTTCCTCCAGGTGCGTGCGCGGCACCCCGTGGACGAAGTGGCAGAACTTCTCGGGCGGGTGGTCGGCGGTCCACTCGGCCACCTGGGACCACCGGTAGTCGGCCCACGCTCCGGCGAACGTGACCAACTGGTCGGCGAGTTCGGCGTATCCCGGGCAGGGGTGGGTGCCGTGCCCGAGGACGATGCGGACCTTCGCCGCGGCCGGGTCCCCGAGGGTGCGCAGGGTCTCCACGGTCCGCTGCACGCCGGCCAGCGCGGCCGGCCCGGACGGCGCCCCGGCGAGGTAGAAGCCGCCCACCCCGTACCAGTCGCGGAACCGGTGGGCGTCGGAGATCAGCTCGCCGAAGCTCCGCTCGCCGTCTCGCATCGCGAGATGGCCGAGCACGGTGCCGCCGGCCTCCCGCAGCCGGTGGGCGGCCTCGGTGCAGTGCGGGTCGGGCCGCCGGCCGGGGCCGTCCGCGACGTTGAGCACGGCCCAGTGCAGCGGGGTGCCGGGGCGGCTCAGTTCGGCCCATTCCACGGGGGCGACCAAGGGGTGCGCGTAGCCGGGGACGCCGAAGCCGAGGCCGCCCGCCCCGGTGGCGGCGGTGCGGGCGCCCGTCGTGGTCAGATGCGGCACGCGGCCTCCATCCAGATGTCCGCGAGGGACTCCTCCAGGTTGATCCGCGGCCGCCAGCCGAGCCGGTCGCGGGCGGTGCGCACGTCGGCCTGCTGCCAGGCCCCGCAGCCGTCCGGGTACGGGTACGCGGCGGGCGCGGCCGCGGCGGCGATCTGGTCCGAGGTCGCCTCGGAGCGGGGTGCTCCGATGGCGGCGAGACCGGGCGGCCGGCTGCCGTACCCGGGGTGCTGCGGGGGGCCGTCGATCTCGTGCAGCGAGCCGCCGTAGCCGGCGACCCGGGCGAGCACGGAGGCCGCGTCGCGCAGCCGGACGGCCCGTCCGGTGCCGATGTTGACCACGCCCTGGGCGGCGGACAGCGAGGCCGCGTGCACGGCCCGGGCCACGTCGCGCACGTCGACGAAGTCGCGCTGGACGCCGAGCCCGCCGAGCTTGAGCTCGCCGTCCCCGGACTGCATGGCACGGCGCATGGCCTCGGCGAGCCGGCCGAGCGGGGAGCCGGCCGGGGTGCCGGGGCCGACCGGCGAGAACACCCGCAGGACGACGGCGTCGAGCCCGGAGCCGAGGACCAGCTCGGTCGCGGCGAGTTTGCTCACGCCGTACGGCCCTCCCGGTCTGGGGACGGCGTCCTCGGCCGTGGAGGACCCGACCTGGCTGGGCCCGTACTCGGCGGCGCAGCCGAGCTGGACCAGCCGGGCGCCGCAGCCGCTGCGGCGCAGCGACTCGCAGATGGTGGCGACGGCGACGGTGTTGTGGCGGGTCAGTTCGCGGGCCCCGCCGCGGGTGGTGCCCGCGCAGTTGATGACGACGCCGGGGTGTACGGCGTCCAGGAAGCGGGTCAGCGCGCCGGGGCTGCCGGTGGCGAGGTCGAAGCGGACGTCGGCGTCGTCGCCGCGCCCGAGCGCGGTGAGCTGGACGGCGGGGTCGGCGAGGAGCCGGTCGGCCACGTAGCGGCCGAGGTATCCGTTGGCTCCGATCAGCAGCACCCTCATCGCGTGCCCCCGTGGTGCCGACGGGGCGTGGCGGTCGGTTGGGCGGTCATCTCTCGGTTCTCCTTCTTCGGGGTGGGGCGGTGGGTCCGCGGCGTCGGCTCCACGGACCCGGGGGCGGCTCAGGCCCGGGAGTGGGCCGAGGCGCGGGACAGGACGGCGCAGGCGTGGACGAGGAGGGCGAGCGCGGCGGCGGCGAGGCCACCGCCGGGCAGGCCGGCCGCCCACGCGGCGGCCTCGGCGGCGCAGGCCGCGCCGAGTGCGGCGCCCGCCGGGAGGCCGTGC
It contains:
- the moeZ gene encoding adenylyltransferase/sulfurtransferase MoeZ, with product MSLPPLVEPAAELTVDEVRRYSRHLIIPDVGMDGQKRLKNAKVLAVGAGGLGSPALMYLAAAGVGTLGIVEFDEVDESNLQRQIIHSQADIGRSKAESARDSVLGINPYVNVVLHEERLEAENVMEIFSQYDLIVDGTDNFATRYLVNDACVLLNKPYVWGSIYRFDGQASVFWSEHGPCYRCLYPEPPPPGMVPSCAEGGVLGVLCASIGSIQVNEAIKLLAGIGEPLVGRLMIYDALEMQYRQVKVRKDPDCAVCGENPTVTELIDYEAFCGVVSEEAQEAALGSTITPKQLKEWIDADEKIEIIDVREKNEYEIVSIPGAKLIPKGEFLMGTALQDLPQDKRIVLHCKTGVRSAEVLAVLKSAGFADAVHVGGGVIGWVHQIEPEKPVY
- a CDS encoding spherulation-specific family 4 protein; amino-acid sequence: MPHLTTTGARTAATGAGGLGFGVPGYAHPLVAPVEWAELSRPGTPLHWAVLNVADGPGRRPDPHCTEAAHRLREAGGTVLGHLAMRDGERSFGELISDAHRFRDWYGVGGFYLAGAPSGPAALAGVQRTVETLRTLGDPAAAKVRIVLGHGTHPCPGYAELADQLVTFAGAWADYRWSQVAEWTADHPPEKFCHFVHGVPRTHLEEAMRIARWQGAGTIWFTDRSDRYGTGDPWAAMPGYWDEIVSRIGPGVSE
- a CDS encoding NAD-dependent epimerase/dehydratase, with protein sequence MRVLLIGANGYLGRYVADRLLADPAVQLTALGRGDDADVRFDLATGSPGALTRFLDAVHPGVVINCAGTTRGGARELTRHNTVAVATICESLRRSGCGARLVQLGCAAEYGPSQVGSSTAEDAVPRPGGPYGVSKLAATELVLGSGLDAVVLRVFSPVGPGTPAGSPLGRLAEAMRRAMQSGDGELKLGGLGVQRDFVDVRDVARAVHAASLSAAQGVVNIGTGRAVRLRDAASVLARVAGYGGSLHEIDGPPQHPGYGSRPPGLAAIGAPRSEATSDQIAAAAAPAAYPYPDGCGAWQQADVRTARDRLGWRPRINLEESLADIWMEAACRI